A DNA window from Pseudomonadota bacterium contains the following coding sequences:
- a CDS encoding NAD(P)H-hydrate dehydratase — protein MSRWPRQLYRAAQVRALDRYAAEALRISEYELMCRAGAAAFDALQSRWPDARRVLICCGRGNNGGDGYVVGRLARRAGMDVTMVALAPVSALQGAAAQAARGFVEAGGHVHVLDDTRIIETWRGDLIVDALLGTGLERSVEGLWRDVIEAINRHPAARFALDIPSGLSADSGAMMGSAVRAEATITFIALKPGLVTGNGVALCGDVAFENLGAPEAVYAALAPYAERLVYEDLCSLLPARRPDSHKGDFGHVLVVGGGRGMSGAARMAGEAALRIGAGLVTVATWPDHASTLNLGRPELMVQPMAQASDLSSALAKASVLAIGPGLGTCEWAQGLFDAALGFSGPMVVDADGLNLLARQPVQRDSWILTPHPGEAARLLGCTPSDVQGDRYGAAEEIQSRYGGVVVLKGAGSVVRDASTIRVCDAGNPGMASGGMGDVLTGVIVGLSAQHLAPLHAAGMGVLLHAMAGDRAAENRGERGLLASDLLPCLRGLVNGRESENWG, from the coding sequence ATGTCGCGGTGGCCACGCCAGCTTTATCGTGCGGCACAAGTGCGGGCCTTGGATCGATATGCCGCCGAAGCTTTGCGCATTAGCGAATACGAACTGATGTGTCGGGCCGGTGCCGCCGCCTTCGATGCGCTGCAATCCCGTTGGCCGGATGCACGGCGCGTGCTGATCTGTTGTGGGCGGGGAAACAACGGTGGCGACGGGTATGTGGTCGGGCGCTTGGCCCGCCGAGCGGGCATGGACGTGACCATGGTTGCTCTGGCGCCGGTCAGCGCACTTCAAGGTGCCGCTGCGCAAGCCGCGCGGGGATTCGTCGAGGCAGGCGGCCACGTCCATGTGCTTGACGACACCCGCATCATTGAGACATGGCGGGGCGATCTGATCGTCGATGCCTTGCTGGGGACCGGACTTGAGCGGTCCGTTGAAGGTCTCTGGCGGGATGTGATCGAAGCGATCAATCGGCATCCGGCAGCGCGTTTCGCGTTGGATATCCCTTCCGGCTTATCGGCTGACAGTGGCGCGATGATGGGTTCGGCGGTTCGGGCCGAGGCCACGATCACCTTTATCGCGCTCAAGCCTGGCTTGGTGACCGGTAATGGTGTGGCCTTGTGTGGCGATGTGGCCTTCGAGAATCTCGGTGCGCCGGAAGCGGTCTACGCAGCGTTGGCACCCTATGCGGAACGATTGGTGTATGAGGATTTGTGTTCCTTGTTACCGGCCCGTCGTCCAGATTCTCACAAAGGGGATTTTGGCCATGTGTTGGTCGTCGGTGGCGGGCGAGGAATGTCCGGTGCCGCGCGTATGGCGGGTGAGGCTGCGTTGCGAATTGGTGCGGGTTTGGTCACCGTGGCCACCTGGCCTGATCATGCATCAACCCTCAACCTCGGCCGTCCGGAGTTAATGGTGCAGCCCATGGCACAAGCATCGGATTTGTCTTCGGCACTTGCCAAGGCGAGTGTGTTGGCCATCGGTCCGGGCCTGGGTACGTGCGAATGGGCGCAGGGTCTTTTCGATGCGGCGCTCGGGTTCTCGGGTCCGATGGTCGTTGATGCCGACGGACTTAATCTTTTGGCTCGCCAACCCGTACAGCGGGACAGTTGGATTTTGACCCCCCATCCGGGGGAGGCCGCCCGCTTGTTGGGGTGCACCCCTTCGGATGTGCAAGGCGACCGGTACGGTGCCGCAGAGGAAATTCAGTCCCGTTATGGTGGCGTTGTGGTGCTCAAAGGGGCGGGTTCCGTGGTTCGAGATGCGTCCACGATCCGAGTCTGTGACGCGGGCAATCCCGGCATGGCCAGCGGGGGAATGGGGGATGTGTTAACTGGCGTGATCGTCGGTTTGTCCGCACAACATTTGGCGCCGCTTCACGCCGCTGGCATGGGGGTTTTGCTGCACGCGATGGCGGGTGATCGCGCGGCCGAGAACCGCGGCGAGCGAGGATTATTGGCGAGCGATCTGCTGCCTTGCCTTCGGGGATTGGTGAACGGTCGAGAGTCGGAGAACTGGGGATGA
- the tsaE gene encoding tRNA (adenosine(37)-N6)-threonylcarbamoyltransferase complex ATPase subunit type 1 TsaE encodes MNAAKRRAFLRDEQATLAWGEAFSQVIESPLVVELRGELGAGKTTFVRGLLRGLRYDGAVRSPTYTLIEPYELDDATVYHLDLYRLGEARELEYLGLDDLEPRSIWLVEWPERGRGWLPPSDVVIEIEYVDPGRSVCMKAITPGGRRVLQRFEALVGSGSFLSDNKD; translated from the coding sequence ATGAATGCGGCGAAAAGGCGCGCGTTCTTGCGGGATGAGCAGGCGACATTGGCATGGGGAGAGGCATTTTCCCAAGTCATCGAATCGCCCTTGGTCGTAGAACTTCGCGGTGAGTTGGGTGCGGGTAAGACGACATTCGTGCGTGGCTTGCTCCGCGGCTTGCGTTATGACGGCGCCGTGCGCAGCCCGACCTATACGCTCATCGAGCCGTACGAGCTTGATGACGCGACTGTATATCACTTGGATCTTTACCGTCTGGGTGAGGCGCGGGAGCTTGAGTACCTTGGCCTGGATGATTTGGAACCGAGATCGATTTGGCTGGTGGAGTGGCCGGAACGTGGACGGGGTTGGTTACCCCCATCCGATGTGGTGATCGAGATTGAATATGTCGATCCGGGGCGATCGGTTTGCATGAAAGCCATTACACCGGGAGGTCGGCGAGTACTCCAGCGTTTTGAAGCGTTGGTCGGTTCGGGAAGTTTTCTGTCTGATAATAAAGATTAG
- a CDS encoding N-acetylmuramoyl-L-alanine amidase — protein sequence MRRIITALVLFVVMGQAFAQAVRVEGVRFWAGADKTRVVFDLSGPADHRLFSLSAPERLVIDMDRASMTAVPPQFDDATGAVRNIRSGVRDGQDLRIVLDLSRSIRPNSFVMGPSGDHGHRLVVDLLYESSVDPVLKAAVKLPEVNTRRLVVAIDAGHGGKDPGAIGRYRTQEKDVVLAIARELKGVIQSDPGMKAVMIRDGDYFLPLRQRIEKARQHGADIFVSIHADAFHRPDARGSSVYVLSDRGASDEAARWLAERENAADLVGGVSLSDKDDLLKHVLLDLSQTATIDASLGLGEKVLGELGDVGRLHKSDVQQAGFVVLKSPDIPSILVETAFLSNPTEEKKLRSVAHQRKIAQAIYVGIRQYAVERMPEVLFANGFQQHKVARGETLSHIAERYRVSLSTLRDVNEINGDRIRVGEVLRIPSANEG from the coding sequence ATGCGTCGCATCATAACGGCGTTAGTGCTGTTCGTTGTCATGGGCCAAGCGTTTGCGCAAGCCGTCCGCGTGGAAGGCGTGCGTTTTTGGGCGGGCGCGGATAAGACCCGTGTTGTTTTCGATCTCAGCGGTCCTGCGGATCACCGCCTGTTCTCGCTGTCCGCACCCGAGCGATTGGTCATCGACATGGATCGGGCGAGTATGACCGCTGTTCCGCCGCAATTCGATGATGCCACCGGTGCCGTGCGGAATATCCGCAGCGGCGTGCGCGATGGGCAAGACCTGCGCATCGTCTTGGATTTGTCCCGCTCCATTCGTCCCAACAGCTTTGTTATGGGTCCCAGTGGCGACCATGGCCACCGGTTGGTGGTTGATCTGCTCTACGAATCCAGCGTCGATCCGGTGCTGAAGGCTGCGGTGAAGCTACCCGAGGTAAACACTCGTCGTTTGGTGGTCGCGATCGATGCCGGGCATGGCGGTAAGGATCCCGGCGCGATCGGTCGCTACCGTACCCAAGAAAAAGACGTGGTGCTGGCGATTGCGCGAGAGTTGAAGGGGGTTATTCAATCTGATCCCGGAATGAAAGCGGTGATGATTCGCGATGGCGACTATTTTTTGCCGCTACGCCAGCGCATCGAAAAAGCACGCCAGCATGGCGCTGATATATTCGTATCGATTCACGCCGACGCATTCCACCGGCCGGATGCGCGGGGGTCGTCGGTTTACGTTCTTTCGGATCGCGGCGCCAGTGACGAGGCCGCGCGTTGGTTGGCGGAACGGGAAAACGCCGCTGATTTGGTCGGTGGCGTATCACTCAGCGACAAGGACGATTTGCTCAAGCACGTTCTGCTCGATTTGTCTCAAACCGCAACGATCGACGCCAGTCTCGGGTTGGGAGAAAAGGTTTTGGGCGAGTTGGGTGATGTTGGTCGCTTGCACAAATCGGATGTTCAACAAGCCGGTTTTGTCGTTCTCAAATCGCCGGATATTCCATCCATCCTCGTCGAGACCGCGTTCCTCTCCAATCCCACCGAGGAAAAGAAACTGCGTAGCGTTGCCCATCAACGAAAAATTGCGCAGGCGATCTATGTCGGTATTCGTCAGTATGCCGTCGAGAGAATGCCCGAAGTGCTGTTCGCCAATGGTTTTCAACAGCACAAAGTTGCGCGCGGCGAAACACTTTCCCACATTGCTGAGCGTTACCGGGTGAGTCTGTCCACTTTGCGCGATGTCAACGAAATAAACGGCGATAGAATCCGGGTCGGCGAGGTTCTTCGCATTCCCTCTGCCAACGAAGGCTGA
- the mutL gene encoding DNA mismatch repair endonuclease MutL: protein MPIHKLPSQLINQIAAGEVVSRPASVVKELLENALDAGARKMHVDVHNGGLRLLRVSDDGSGIVAEELSLALERHATSKVTSLRDLESVTTLGFRGEALPSIASVSRLTLTSRTADSDRAWRVASREPEGFHPPVPAAAPTGTTVEVADLFYNTPARRKFMRSERTEFQHIERVVRQIALGRFEIGFTLTHNQRETLRLAPAPSERDQVDRLGKLLGDAFVAEVLHLSHEAAGLKLMGWIGLPNYSRSQPDQQHFFVNGRWVRDKLISHAVRHAYRDVMYRDRQPAYVLHLQIDPEQVDVNVHPAKHEVRFRQSQLVHGFVAKSVERALAQVRPGETGLTQPERPSTMDNPTPPGRDFTAEVSSGFVQQPISWRVNEKPSPRYLNSISDYAEPLRARTEPAKPTGDRVADELSPPLGYAVAQLHGVYILAENTQGLIIVDMHAAHERITYEALKSAMAEAGIPSQPLLMPIQVHVSTEEADAAEGHSDEFSRLGLEVHRSGPETLTVRRVPVPLEGSDVDGLVRDVLSDLIQFGTSGRFEAAIDEILANMACHGSVRANRRLTLAEMNALLRDMERTERSGQCNHGRPTWVQLQLDELDHLFLRGR from the coding sequence ATGCCGATTCATAAACTTCCCTCGCAACTGATCAATCAAATCGCCGCTGGCGAAGTGGTTTCGCGGCCCGCATCTGTCGTTAAGGAGCTGTTGGAGAACGCACTGGACGCCGGCGCGAGGAAAATGCACGTGGATGTGCATAACGGGGGGTTGCGCCTGCTGCGCGTCAGTGACGACGGATCCGGCATCGTCGCCGAGGAGTTGTCGTTGGCCTTGGAACGTCATGCGACGAGCAAGGTGACGTCTCTCCGGGATCTCGAATCGGTGACGACGCTGGGATTTCGCGGCGAGGCGTTGCCGAGTATCGCATCGGTTTCGCGGCTGACGTTAACCTCCCGGACCGCAGATTCGGATCGAGCCTGGCGGGTAGCGAGCCGCGAGCCTGAAGGTTTTCATCCGCCGGTACCCGCGGCTGCACCCACTGGGACCACCGTGGAGGTCGCTGATCTTTTTTACAATACGCCGGCCCGACGCAAGTTCATGCGATCGGAACGGACCGAGTTTCAGCACATCGAGCGGGTGGTGCGGCAAATCGCACTTGGCCGTTTCGAGATAGGTTTCACGCTAACGCATAACCAACGCGAGACACTGCGTCTGGCACCCGCACCCAGTGAACGCGATCAAGTGGATCGGCTGGGGAAATTACTGGGCGATGCGTTTGTCGCCGAGGTGTTGCACCTGAGTCACGAAGCGGCCGGATTGAAACTCATGGGTTGGATTGGCTTGCCGAACTATTCGCGATCTCAGCCGGACCAGCAGCATTTTTTTGTCAACGGCCGTTGGGTCCGCGACAAATTGATTTCGCACGCGGTACGGCACGCTTACCGTGATGTAATGTACCGTGATCGTCAACCGGCGTATGTGCTTCATCTGCAAATTGATCCCGAACAGGTGGATGTCAATGTCCATCCGGCGAAGCACGAGGTACGATTTCGCCAGAGTCAGTTGGTGCACGGTTTTGTCGCCAAGAGTGTTGAGCGGGCTTTGGCCCAGGTTCGCCCCGGTGAGACGGGCCTTACGCAACCCGAGCGTCCATCGACGATGGACAATCCGACCCCGCCCGGGCGAGATTTTACGGCGGAGGTGAGTAGCGGTTTCGTTCAGCAGCCGATCTCGTGGCGCGTCAACGAAAAACCATCTCCCCGTTATTTGAACTCGATCAGCGACTACGCCGAGCCGTTGCGCGCGCGCACCGAGCCAGCCAAACCCACGGGGGATCGCGTCGCCGACGAGCTCTCGCCGCCCTTGGGTTATGCGGTGGCCCAATTACATGGTGTCTATATCCTCGCCGAAAATACCCAGGGTCTGATCATTGTGGATATGCATGCCGCCCATGAGCGCATCACCTACGAGGCGCTCAAGAGCGCGATGGCCGAGGCGGGTATCCCATCCCAACCGCTGCTGATGCCGATACAGGTGCATGTCTCGACCGAGGAAGCCGACGCGGCCGAGGGCCACAGCGATGAATTTTCTCGCTTGGGGTTGGAAGTACACCGTAGTGGGCCGGAAACGCTCACCGTTCGCCGAGTCCCCGTGCCTCTGGAAGGGAGCGATGTTGACGGTTTGGTGCGTGATGTCCTCTCTGATCTGATTCAGTTCGGGACGAGTGGGCGGTTCGAGGCAGCGATCGATGAGATTTTGGCCAACATGGCCTGCCACGGATCGGTTCGTGCGAACCGTCGGCTCACATTAGCCGAAATGAACGCGCTGCTTCGGGATATGGAGCGAACCGAGCGCAGCGGCCAGTGCAACCATGGCCGTCCCACGTGGGTCCAACTCCAGCTGGATGAGTTGGACCACTTGTTTTTGCGTGGCCGCTAG
- the miaA gene encoding tRNA (adenosine(37)-N6)-dimethylallyltransferase MiaA, whose protein sequence is MTNNSFDQAAPPVIFIMGPTAVGKTDLALAIAQRFDCGIISVDSAMVYRGMDIGTAKPDAATLSAFPHRLIDICDPVDAYSAGRFRSDALTAIREIIDSGRLPLLVGGTMLYFRALQNGLARLPSADPETRSRINEQANQIGWAALHRRLQSIDPVAAGRIQPEDSQRIQRALEVFELTGEPMSELWQRSDPAQFPYRFVKIVLWPSDRKQLHRRIAARFERMLQQGFVDEVQELKRDTRLRADLPAMRAVGYRQIWDYLDGKYDVVQAQERGIVATRQLAKRQLTALRREEDIRSFQVGDIVPTDNVVSCLRKELAALPRE, encoded by the coding sequence ATGACCAACAACTCCTTCGACCAAGCCGCGCCACCTGTGATTTTCATCATGGGTCCCACCGCCGTTGGCAAGACGGATCTCGCCTTGGCGATCGCTCAGCGATTCGACTGTGGAATCATCAGTGTTGATTCGGCGATGGTCTACCGTGGTATGGACATCGGGACGGCAAAACCCGACGCCGCCACGCTCTCGGCATTTCCCCATCGCTTGATTGATATCTGTGACCCGGTGGATGCCTACTCCGCAGGCCGTTTCCGTTCGGATGCGCTGACCGCGATACGGGAGATTATCGATTCAGGACGCTTGCCGCTGTTGGTGGGGGGGACGATGTTGTATTTTCGTGCCTTGCAGAACGGTCTGGCTCGCCTGCCAAGCGCGGATCCTGAAACTCGATCTCGCATCAACGAACAGGCGAACCAGATCGGCTGGGCGGCCTTGCATCGCCGACTCCAGTCCATCGACCCGGTCGCGGCTGGGCGCATTCAGCCCGAGGATTCACAACGAATTCAGCGCGCACTGGAGGTCTTTGAATTGACCGGTGAGCCGATGAGCGAGCTTTGGCAGCGTTCTGACCCGGCCCAATTTCCCTACCGTTTTGTGAAAATCGTGCTTTGGCCGTCAGATCGAAAACAGTTGCATCGCCGCATCGCGGCCCGGTTCGAGCGAATGCTCCAGCAGGGTTTTGTGGACGAAGTGCAGGAACTGAAACGGGATACTCGCCTGCGGGCTGATCTACCCGCTATGCGTGCCGTCGGCTATCGACAAATCTGGGATTATCTCGACGGTAAGTATGACGTCGTGCAAGCCCAAGAGCGGGGTATTGTCGCAACCCGTCAATTGGCCAAACGACAGCTTACTGCGTTGCGCAGGGAAGAAGATATTCGATCGTTTCAGGTCGGCGACATTGTGCCAACCGATAATGTGGTCTCTTGCTTACGAAAAGAACTTGCGGCGCTGCCCCGTGAATAA
- the hfq gene encoding RNA chaperone Hfq has product MAKGQSLQEPFLNALRKEKVPVSIYLVNGIKLQGHIDSFDQFVVLLKNSVSQMVYKHAISTIVPSRNVKLAAPAVEENSEQKSGNF; this is encoded by the coding sequence ATGGCCAAAGGGCAATCACTGCAAGAGCCTTTTCTCAATGCACTGCGTAAAGAGAAGGTTCCCGTTTCCATTTACTTGGTGAACGGCATTAAATTACAAGGCCACATTGATTCGTTCGACCAATTTGTCGTGTTGTTAAAGAACAGTGTGAGTCAGATGGTATACAAACACGCCATCTCGACGATCGTGCCAAGTCGCAATGTCAAGCTGGCAGCGCCGGCCGTCGAAGAGAATTCCGAACAAAAGTCGGGCAATTTCTAG
- the hflX gene encoding ribosome rescue GTPase HflX yields the protein MFERPLAGDHSVLVSLDVGSVDPGRHAEFVDLAKAAGAKVDAIIGGHRRVPDPKYYVGSGKAEEIRQMVADCNASLVVFNHPLSPSQERNLERLIQRRVLDRTGLILDIFAQRARSFEGKLQVELAQLRHLSTRLVRGWSHLERQKGGIGLRGPGEKQLETDRRLLAKRVHHLEQRLERVANQREQGRALRRRAGIPTVALVGYTNAGKSTLFNALTGAGLYAADQLFATLDPTLRRISLAGGDAIVVDTVGFVSDLPHELVAAFRATLEETRQADLLLHVIDASTPERDERIAEVETVLAQIGAQELPALRVYNKIDLIGEQPRVQVHSPTLTSVWVSAAGGVGLDLLRTSVAKCLAREWVRAQLLVPCHCGKTRARLFELGAVLDESMEGTNWVLDVSLSKKQYDALRLEPGVLCRRASTYDVATPMNGQ from the coding sequence GTGTTTGAACGTCCCCTAGCGGGAGATCATTCCGTACTTGTCAGTCTGGACGTAGGAAGCGTCGATCCGGGTCGCCATGCCGAATTTGTCGATCTTGCTAAAGCCGCCGGCGCGAAAGTTGACGCGATCATCGGCGGTCACCGACGTGTCCCGGACCCGAAATACTATGTCGGGTCCGGGAAGGCGGAAGAGATTCGGCAGATGGTGGCTGATTGCAACGCCAGTTTGGTGGTTTTCAATCACCCCCTCTCTCCCAGCCAAGAACGTAACCTCGAGCGTTTGATTCAGCGGCGGGTTCTTGATCGGACCGGTCTGATTCTGGACATTTTCGCCCAACGCGCACGCTCTTTTGAGGGTAAGTTGCAGGTGGAACTTGCCCAGCTTCGACATTTATCTACGCGGTTAGTCCGCGGTTGGTCGCACCTGGAGCGGCAGAAAGGTGGTATCGGTCTTCGTGGCCCGGGTGAGAAACAGCTGGAGACTGATCGTCGATTGCTCGCCAAGCGAGTTCATCACTTGGAACAACGCTTGGAGCGAGTCGCCAATCAGCGAGAGCAGGGGCGAGCTTTACGGCGGCGAGCTGGTATCCCCACCGTGGCCTTGGTGGGCTATACGAATGCCGGGAAATCCACCTTGTTTAACGCCCTGACGGGCGCCGGCCTCTATGCTGCCGATCAACTCTTCGCGACATTGGATCCCACGTTGCGTCGTATCTCATTGGCGGGAGGCGATGCCATCGTCGTCGATACGGTTGGGTTCGTGAGCGATCTACCGCATGAGTTGGTGGCGGCGTTCCGGGCGACGCTGGAGGAAACTCGGCAGGCGGACTTGTTGCTGCATGTTATTGATGCGTCGACGCCGGAGCGGGACGAGCGTATCGCGGAGGTTGAAACCGTATTGGCCCAGATCGGCGCTCAAGAGCTTCCCGCGCTGCGCGTCTACAATAAGATCGACTTGATTGGAGAACAGCCCCGCGTTCAAGTCCATTCGCCGACCCTGACCTCCGTGTGGGTGTCGGCCGCCGGTGGCGTTGGTCTGGATCTTTTGCGGACCAGCGTGGCAAAGTGTTTGGCCCGCGAATGGGTGCGGGCGCAGTTGCTGGTTCCATGCCATTGCGGCAAGACCCGTGCACGGCTGTTTGAGTTGGGCGCGGTTCTCGATGAGAGTATGGAGGGTACGAACTGGGTGCTCGATGTATCGCTTTCCAAGAAGCAGTATGATGCATTGCGTTTGGAGCCTGGAGTACTGTGTCGTCGCGCATCGACATACGATGTTGCGACACCGATGAACGGTCAATAA
- the hflK gene encoding FtsH protease activity modulator HflK: MAWNEPGGDRDPWGGKNNQDGPPDLDEVVRRIQQRLGQWFGGSGGGSGGGGGGPRLFGVGVILILVLGVWLLSGFYIVNPAERGVVLRFGQYQAITTEGPRWHLPFPIERAEKVNVDSIRTTTHKGLMLTRDENIVNVELAVQYRIGDAYSYLFKIRDPEATLRDAMISAVREVVGQSDMDFILGAGRSEVATRTQALLQNTIDYYGAGLVVTSVNLQDAQPPEQVQSAFEDAIKAREDKQRIINEADAYANSILPQARGAAARAIQEAEAYRERAIAEADGQADRFLALQSEYEMAPDITRERLYMETMEEVLANSLKVLVNTTGENNVLYLPLDRMIGQAGGRVSGAENGRFTVPMIDNSDIGDVSNRDTARSRGRR, translated from the coding sequence ATGGCGTGGAATGAACCGGGCGGTGACCGGGATCCATGGGGTGGGAAAAACAATCAAGACGGCCCCCCGGATCTCGATGAAGTCGTTCGCCGGATCCAACAACGGTTGGGCCAATGGTTTGGTGGATCGGGGGGTGGCTCCGGAGGCGGAGGCGGTGGTCCGCGTTTATTCGGCGTCGGTGTGATCCTCATTTTAGTGCTGGGGGTATGGTTGCTCTCCGGCTTTTACATTGTGAATCCCGCTGAACGCGGCGTTGTGCTGCGATTCGGGCAGTATCAGGCGATTACCACGGAAGGTCCGCGCTGGCATCTGCCTTTTCCGATCGAACGGGCGGAAAAGGTGAACGTCGACAGCATTCGAACCACCACCCACAAGGGACTGATGCTTACCCGGGATGAGAATATCGTCAACGTCGAACTCGCGGTGCAGTACCGGATCGGCGACGCTTACTCCTATCTGTTTAAGATTCGGGACCCGGAAGCGACTTTACGCGACGCCATGATCAGCGCCGTACGAGAGGTGGTTGGTCAGAGTGATATGGATTTCATCCTCGGCGCCGGGCGTAGCGAGGTCGCTACCCGTACCCAGGCGTTACTTCAAAATACCATCGACTATTATGGGGCCGGCTTGGTGGTTACGTCGGTTAACCTTCAAGATGCGCAACCGCCGGAACAAGTTCAATCGGCATTCGAAGATGCCATTAAGGCGCGCGAAGACAAACAACGAATCATCAACGAAGCAGACGCCTACGCCAATTCTATTCTGCCGCAGGCGCGGGGTGCCGCGGCGCGCGCTATTCAGGAAGCAGAAGCCTATCGGGAGCGTGCCATTGCCGAGGCCGACGGGCAGGCCGATCGTTTTCTCGCGCTGCAGTCAGAATATGAAATGGCGCCTGATATTACCCGGGAGCGTCTCTACATGGAGACCATGGAAGAGGTCCTGGCCAATAGCCTGAAAGTGCTGGTCAACACGACCGGTGAGAATAACGTTCTCTACTTACCGCTCGATCGCATGATTGGGCAGGCCGGTGGTCGGGTTTCCGGCGCTGAAAATGGACGTTTCACCGTTCCGATGATCGACAATAGCGACATCGGCGATGTGAGTAATCGCGACACGGCACGGTCGCGGGGGAGACGATAA
- the hflC gene encoding protease modulator HflC codes for MPRLRMGYFAIPAIALVVLVSSVYIVDIRERAILLRLGEMVVEDAPTGLNWKIPVVDTVRKFDKRLQTLDINPERFLTLEKKNLIVDFYVKWLIDDVGQYYRATGGSQLVAAQRLEQIVKDGLRSEFGKRTVQEAVSGERAEIMDVITVNANKQVEALGVSVREVRIKRMDLPNEVSTSVFARMEAERARTAKELRAEGREQAERIRSEADRRREVILAEAYRDGEKIRGKGDATAAEIYARAYGSDPEFYSFYRSMSAYRESMARGDNVLVMEPEGQFFRYFSEGKGTGGTP; via the coding sequence ATGCCGCGGCTGCGAATGGGCTATTTCGCCATACCCGCCATTGCCTTGGTGGTGTTGGTGTCGAGTGTATATATCGTTGACATCCGGGAGCGGGCCATCTTGTTGCGGCTAGGTGAAATGGTCGTAGAAGATGCGCCAACCGGTTTGAACTGGAAAATTCCTGTCGTCGACACGGTCCGTAAGTTCGATAAGAGGCTGCAAACCCTCGATATCAACCCCGAGCGATTTCTGACGCTTGAAAAGAAGAATCTCATCGTCGATTTTTACGTCAAGTGGTTGATTGACGACGTTGGACAGTACTATCGGGCCACCGGCGGAAGCCAGCTTGTGGCTGCCCAGCGCTTGGAGCAAATCGTCAAGGACGGATTGCGAAGTGAGTTCGGGAAAAGAACGGTCCAGGAAGCCGTCTCGGGCGAGCGCGCCGAAATCATGGATGTGATTACGGTCAACGCCAACAAGCAAGTCGAAGCGTTGGGTGTCTCGGTTCGTGAGGTTCGTATTAAGCGTATGGACTTGCCCAACGAGGTCAGCACATCCGTTTTTGCAAGGATGGAGGCTGAACGGGCCCGAACGGCGAAGGAACTTCGCGCGGAAGGCCGGGAGCAAGCGGAGCGGATCCGGTCGGAAGCCGATCGTCGCCGGGAAGTCATTCTTGCTGAGGCCTATCGTGACGGTGAGAAGATTCGAGGTAAAGGGGATGCCACGGCGGCGGAAATTTATGCGCGTGCTTATGGTAGTGATCCTGAGTTTTACTCTTTTTACCGCAGCATGAGCGCCTATCGGGAATCCATGGCCCGTGGCGACAACGTGTTGGTCATGGAGCCGGAAGGGCAGTTTTTCCGGTATTTCTCTGAGGGTAAGGGGACGGGCGGTACGCCCTGA
- a CDS encoding DUF2065 domain-containing protein translates to MWDDLFTALGLMLVIEGIMPFLHPRAWGRAIRRVAELDPKILRLCGLTSMAFGVIIVNFVR, encoded by the coding sequence GTGTGGGACGATCTCTTTACAGCCCTTGGGCTCATGCTGGTGATCGAGGGTATCATGCCGTTTCTTCATCCGCGCGCGTGGGGGCGAGCCATTCGGCGGGTGGCCGAACTGGATCCAAAGATTCTCAGGCTTTGTGGGCTAACCAGTATGGCCTTTGGTGTCATCATCGTAAATTTCGTGCGCTAG